A single region of the Plantactinospora soyae genome encodes:
- the ctaJ gene encoding aa3-type cytochrome oxidase subunit CtaJ: MSVSETLLVFVAIPVAAVLVITVLARAGKSGRNARRYRPGRPFEFTPVWFLSSPEHLTESARTALPAGAEARSLTSGEIETISAPTRAGVTGGASDRW; this comes from the coding sequence TTGTCTGTTTCCGAGACGTTGCTGGTCTTTGTCGCCATCCCGGTCGCCGCCGTACTGGTGATCACCGTGTTGGCGCGGGCCGGTAAGAGCGGGCGTAACGCCCGCCGTTACCGGCCGGGACGGCCGTTCGAGTTCACTCCGGTCTGGTTTCTCTCCTCGCCCGAGCACCTGACCGAGTCCGCGCGGACCGCGCTGCCGGCCGGCGCGGAGGCCCGCAGTCTGACCAGCGGTGAGATCGAGACCATCAGCGCGCCGACGCGCGCCGGCGTGACAGGGGGCGCAAGTGACCGCTGGTAA
- a CDS encoding DUF5130 family protein yields the protein MTAGKSVATTDRPDASAGVAEQPNVLDGPFTTRQLLRIDEALRVADGATGLVFTVYVGPLTEPVREHAQRLHAELVDPAHAVLVALSPNQRVLEVVTGVQARKRVPDRDAKLAALSMVAAFGGGDLAGGIVSGLDQLATRAGRSD from the coding sequence GTGACCGCTGGTAAGAGCGTGGCGACGACCGACCGGCCCGATGCCTCGGCCGGGGTCGCCGAGCAGCCCAACGTGCTGGACGGTCCCTTCACCACCCGCCAACTGCTGCGCATCGACGAGGCGCTGCGGGTCGCCGACGGCGCCACCGGGCTGGTCTTCACGGTCTACGTCGGGCCGCTGACCGAGCCGGTCCGGGAGCACGCGCAGCGGCTGCACGCCGAGCTGGTCGATCCCGCCCACGCCGTGCTGGTCGCGCTCTCGCCCAACCAGCGGGTGCTGGAGGTGGTGACCGGCGTCCAGGCGCGTAAGCGGGTTCCGGACCGGGACGCAAAACTGGCCGCCCTCTCGATGGTGGCGGCCTTCGGCGGCGGCGACCTGGCCGGCGGCATCGTCAGCGGCCTGGACCAGCTCGCCACCCGCGCAGGTCGGTCCGACTAA